The window GTAATTTGCTTTTTTAGGTTGCATTTTTTTTAATTGCTTCTTCCAGTGATGTTGAAAAATATATGACTGTCTTCTGTCTTTCCCTTGTATAAATTTCATAGTATAAAAATAGAAATTATTCCTTTGGTGGCAAATTATCTTTATCTACAAATTGTTGATTTTTTTAGACAGTCTGACGGTGGCAATATGATAAGTTGGGCATTTTGAAACACTAAACTTTCAATTTACCACACCGTTTATTTATTGTTTCAATATCTTTCCAAATGACATTGTCCTATTTCTTTGATTTAATAATTTATAGATATATATACCAGAATTATAATTGCTTAAATCAAGTTCAAGCGAACTTTTATTAGTTGTTCTCTTTATCAGGATAATTCTTCCATTACAGTCAAACAAGGTAAATTCAAATGTTTCATTTTTTTCATTCAAAAATTGAATTTCAATAATTCCTGATGTTGGATTTGGATACATTTTTGTATCAAATTGGTTTTGTGTTTCATTGATTCCTTCAGAAAAATCAACAAATAACAAATTATCAAATATTAATCCATCCTTATTTGTTTGAATACTATCCGAAACGAAGGTAAATCTATATTGGACAGTATCACCTGGTTGAATGTTGAAAACTGGACCAAATCCAGCAACCCAAACGGTAAAATTAGTCCAACCAGATGAATTACCTGTTAAAGTTGGTTTTGCACCCTGCCACTTATAGCACTTTTGATTTTGATACGTTGTATCTGTCAATAAATTAACCCAAGTATTTCCATTATCAGGAGAAAATTCAAGAATGCCAAAATCATTTATGGTATCACTATTTATTTGATATTTCCCATCTAATATTACGGTATGTGGCATTTGAAAACCTCCTAACCAACTTGAGACATGCTTAATAATAAATATTGAGGTATCATTTACTGGATATGAGTTTACAGTATCTGTCACTATTGCATTGGGTACTGAATTGGCTGATGTGAATATAGATTTTTGTGGTTCTCCAATTTGCCAAACGTTATTTGGGTTTGAAATTGTATCAATTTTTAGTCTAAAAAACTGACTTGTATCTTCAAAATCAATATTGTAATACCTGTAATTCTGCGAATAAACAAAAACTGAAAACACAAGAAATACTAATGTCATTAATTTTTTCATATCCTAATAAATTTTGAATATATCTTAAATCTATTAGCAAAGATAATAAAAAAAGGAATTATTTAGAAGCCCCATATATTAAAAAGTATTGAAGCGTTTTTCATATCATTTAACTTTAAAGATTCTCTAAAATAAAATTAGTCATTTTTGTAAAAAGTTGATATCTGGTTTTACCGCCATAAATTCCATGATTTTTGTTAGGATATATATGCATGTCAAATTGTTTTCCTTCATCATTCAAGGCTTTTGCAAGCATCATTGTATTTTGTAAATGAACATTGTCATCTCCTCCTCCATGAATTAATAAATAATTTCCTTCTAATTTTTCTACAAAATTAATTGGTGAATTATCGTCATATCCATCAGGATTTTCCTGTGGTGTTCTCATGTATCTTTCGGTGTAAATGTTATCGTAATATCTCCAATTTGTAACAGGAGCAACTGCAATAGCCATTTTAAAATAATCTGCACCTTTAAACAAACAAAGTGATGACATATATCCGCCATAGCTCCAACCTTGAACCCCAATTCTGTCCTTGTCAACATAATCCAATGAGCCTAAATATTTAGCGGCTTCAATCATATCAATTGTTTCATATTTTCCCAATTGTTGGTAAGTAACTTTTCTAAATTCTTCTCCTCGATTTCCTGTTCCTCGGGGATCAACAGAAACTACAATGTATCCTTTTTGGGCAATAATCTGATGCCAAAGGCTATTATAATCCCAAGCATCATTTACAGTATTACTGTTTGGTCCTGCATAAATTGTAAAAAATACAGGATACTCCCTGTCAGGTGAAAAATTATATGGTTTCATCATCCAAGCATTAAGCTCCACTCCTTCTGATGTTTTAAAAGTAAAAAACTCTTTCTTACTTACTCTATAGTCTGCCATTTTTTCTTTGAGTTTTGAATTGTCTTCCAACACTCTTATCTCTTGTCCTTTGTAATTATGTAAGCTTATGTAATTAGGAGTGTTTGCATCCGAATGATAGTTGATATAGAATGCAAATGTTTTACTAAAATGTGCATCATTTATTCCTGATTTGCTTGAAAGTTTCTTTTTCTTTTTTCCTTTTAAATTAATGGAATAAAGGTCTCTTTGGGTTGGAGAACTTTCTGATGAAATATAATAAACAATCTTTTTTTCTTCATTTACACCTTTCAAACTGCTAACATCCCAATTTCCTTTTGTAAGTTGCTTTACAAGTTTCCCTTTCATATCGTAAAGATAAATATGGTTATATCCGTCTTTCTCACTTGTCCATATAAAACTATTATCATCCAAAAAGGTTAAATTGTCTGTTATTTCAATGTAATATTTGTTTTCTTCAGTAAAAATAACTTTTGATTTTCCTGAATTTACATCAGCTATCAAAAGTTCTAATTTGTTTTGCAATCTGTTAAGTCTTGTTATGCAAAGTTCATCAGAATTGTGTGTCCATTTTATTCTTGGAATATATTGGTCTGTTTCCTTGCCCACATCCATTGTTTTTGTTGTATTGGATTTAAGGTCATAAACATGAATGCTTACAATTGAATTATCCTCTCCTGCTTTGGGATACTTAAATTTGTATAGTTCAGGATAAAGGTCTCCATAAAATTTCATTGTCCATTGCTTAACATTGTTTTCATCAAATTTATAGAAAGCAATTTTTTCTCCGTCTGGCGACCAATATAATCCTCTGGCAAAGCTAAATTCTTCTTCATAAACCCAGTCCGGTGCTCCATTTATAATAATATTTTTTGCCCCATCATCAGTTATTTGTTTTTCTTTTTGTGTTTTAATATCAAATATAAAAATATTATTATTTCTCATATAAGATAATTTTGTAGCTGCAGGATTAAAGGAAGCAAGTTGTTGCTTTTCATCAGAAACAGAAATAAGTTCTTTTTTATTTATATCCCAAATGTAATTTTTTGCTCTAAAAGAATGCCTGTAAATAGGTTCTTTATTTGTAAAAATAAGAATTTTTTGTTCATCATTACTAAATTGATAACTACTCATTCTGATTGGCTCAGAATCTTTATTCATTTTCAAATCTTTAGCTTCAACTATTGTTTCAACTTTTTCTCCTGTTTTATAACTATATTTTACAATGTTACCTTTTTCAAGGCGAGTAAAATTAATTCCATCATTTAATGAACGTAATCCTTTTATTGATTTGGGATAAAAAGTATATTTTAACCAAACATCTTCAACTGTGATTAGTTTTTTTCTTTCTACTTTAATTGTTTGCTGTTCTTGTGAAAATATGTTTTGTGAAAAAAGAGAAATTACAAGAATTAATAATAATGATTTCATTGTTTTTTGCATGATAATGGTTTATTTAGTTTTGTTTGCAAAGGTAAATAAAAATGTTTATTCGATTATCCATACAGACAAGTCTTATTGATTTGTGTATTTGTTGATCCATACGGACAAGTTTTGGTTATTTGAAATATTGCTTAAGCGAATTTGTAATTCATTTAAAAAAAAAGCTACATTTCTTCAACAACGGCTATCACTAATTTTTCAATTTTCTTTTTTATTACATAAGAGGGGCAATCATAATTATTAATAATAATGCTAAATGCAAATTGATTTTGCGAATTAGTTGTAATATATCCTGCATAACTTTTCACTCCTGACATTGAGCCACTTTTGGCTTTAATTTTTCCGTGAGCAGAAGTATTTTTACAAAAAGACTTAAGCGTTCCGCTATTACCCGACTCGGGTAAAGAACGATAAAAATCATNNNNNNNNNNNNNNNNNNNNNNNNNNNNNNNNNNNNNNNNNNNNNNNNNNNNNNNNNNNNNNNNNNNNNNNNNNNNNNNNNNNNNNNNNNNNNNNNNNNNGCATAACTTTTCACTCCTGACATTGAGCCACTTTTGGCTTTAATTTTTCCGTGAGCAGAAGTATTTTTACAAAAAGACTTAAGCGTTCCGCTATTACCCGACTCGGGTAAAGAACGATAAAAATCATTAAAAGATGAACTATTTTTTTTCATAAAAACACAAATGTCAGCAAGTTGCCTAACCGTTACTTTGTTTTTTCTTGAAATACCACAACCGTCAAATATTTTAAGACCTCTGACATCAATTCCTTTTGATTTCCAAAACTTAATTTCAACATCAGAGCCGAAATCAATTCCATCATATTTTGTCTTTTTTAATGCAATATGTTTTACAAAATGCTCTGCATAAAGATTATTACTATTCATATTTGTTCTATAAATTAAAGATGAAAGACGAGGAGATTTTGTTTCACAAATAAACTGTCTTTTTTCTGAATTTGTATTTTCGTTTTTTAATAATAATCTTCTAATACTTGTTGCTTCACCATTAACTTCTACTTCATTTTCTTTCAATTTTTGCATCAAATAAAAAGCTACAATATATGGTGGGTCAGGGATAGAAGCTTCAATTTCCAATTCTTCATTTTTTTTTCCTGCAACACCATGAATAACCCTGTGATTACTGTAATATTGACCTAAAATATCAAGATAAAAACCTTCATTAACTAATCTTATTTTATTAACGATTTTTAATTCAGGAATAAAAGGATCCATTTTATTTGAGTCAACTAAATATTCGCATTTTATAGAAGGGTCAAAACTCAATTTAAATTTGTTTTCAAAAATTGACAATCCTGATGCAGCCGTGCCGTAGTATGCAGCAATATCTTCCCATGTCCAGCTTGTAGGAACTATTTCCGTATCAAAAATCTGAGCATCAGCAATAATATTTCCGTTTATCTTTTTTATACCCACATTTTTTATTGCCTCAACCCATTGGATTAAAAAGTCAGGTTCGTAATATGTATTTTTATATACTTTTGAGCCAAGTGCAGGATCACCTCCTCCTTTAATATAAATATTTCCGTTAAGCGTTTGTGTTTCAGTATCAATTTCACCATCATATTCAATCTTTGTAACAAATCGCTTGTTTTTTCCAAGAATTTCAAATGCCGTGGCAGTTGTTAATAGTTTTAATGACGAAGCAGGAACTAAGCTCAAATCAGGATTGTATGAAATAATATTTTTTTCACTATCAATATCCGTAAAATAAAAACTAATTGATGAGTTATAAAAAACAGAATCATTTATAAAAGCCTCTATTACCTTTTGCAATACATTGGAACTATCCTTATCAGAAAATACTTTTGAACCTTTTAATTCCTTTTTGCTTTGCTTAGCTATATTTTTTTCAACTACTTTATTTTCTTGGTTTTGCCCACAGGCAAAAAGAAATATTAATGATAAAAATAG is drawn from Bacteroidota bacterium and contains these coding sequences:
- a CDS encoding T9SS type A sorting domain-containing protein; its protein translation is MKKLMTLVFLVFSVFVYSQNYRYYNIDFEDTSQFFRLKIDTISNPNNVWQIGEPQKSIFTSANSVPNAIVTDTVNSYPVNDTSIFIIKHVSSWLGGFQMPHTVILDGKYQINSDTINDFGILEFSPDNGNTWVNLLTDTTYQNQKCYKWQGAKPTLTGNSSGWTNFTVWVAGFGPVFNIQPGDTVQYRFTFVSDSIQTNKDGLIFDNLLFVDFSEGINETQNQFDTKMYPNPTSGIIEIQFLNEKNETFEFTLFDCNGRIILIKRTTNKSSLELDLSNYNSGIYIYKLLNQRNRTMSFGKILKQ
- a CDS encoding DPP IV N-terminal domain-containing protein; translated protein: MKSLLLILVISLFSQNIFSQEQQTIKVERKKLITVEDVWLKYTFYPKSIKGLRSLNDGINFTRLEKGNIVKYSYKTGEKVETIVEAKDLKMNKDSEPIRMSSYQFSNDEQKILIFTNKEPIYRHSFRAKNYIWDINKKELISVSDEKQQLASFNPAATKLSYMRNNNIFIFDIKTQKEKQITDDGAKNIIINGAPDWVYEEEFSFARGLYWSPDGEKIAFYKFDENNVKQWTMKFYGDLYPELYKFKYPKAGEDNSIVSIHVYDLKSNTTKTMDVGKETDQYIPRIKWTHNSDELCITRLNRLQNKLELLIADVNSGKSKVIFTEENKYYIEITDNLTFLDDNSFIWTSEKDGYNHIYLYDMKGKLVKQLTKGNWDVSSLKGVNEEKKIVYYISSESSPTQRDLYSINLKGKKKKKLSSKSGINDAHFSKTFAFYINYHSDANTPNYISLHNYKGQEIRVLEDNSKLKEKMADYRVSKKEFFTFKTSEGVELNAWMMKPYNFSPDREYPVFFTIYAGPNSNTVNDAWDYNSLWHQIIAQKGYIVVSVDPRGTGNRGEEFRKVTYQQLGKYETIDMIEAAKYLGSLDYVDKDRIGVQGWSYGGYMSSLCLFKGADYFKMAIAVAPVTNWRYYDNIYTERYMRTPQENPDGYDDNSPINFVEKLEGNYLLIHGGGDDNVHLQNTMMLAKALNDEGKQFDMHIYPNKNHGIYGGKTRYQLFTKMTNFILENL
- a CDS encoding D-alanyl-D-alanine carboxypeptidase: DFYRSLPESGNSGTLKSFCKNTSAHGKIKAKSGSMSGVKSYAGYITTNSQNQFAFSIIINNYDCPSYVIKKKIEKLVIAVVEEM
- the dacB gene encoding D-alanyl-D-alanine carboxypeptidase/D-alanyl-D-alanine-endopeptidase, which encodes MKKILFLFLSLIFLFACGQNQENKVVEKNIAKQSKKELKGSKVFSDKDSSNVLQKVIEAFINDSVFYNSSISFYFTDIDSEKNIISYNPDLSLVPASSLKLLTTATAFEILGKNKRFVTKIEYDGEIDTETQTLNGNIYIKGGGDPALGSKVYKNTYYEPDFLIQWVEAIKNVGIKKINGNIIADAQIFDTEIVPTSWTWEDIAAYYGTAASGLSIFENKFKLSFDPSIKCEYLVDSNKMDPFIPELKIVNKIRLVNEGFYLDILGQYYSNHRVIHGVAGKKNEELEIEASIPDPPYIVAFYLMQKLKENEVEVNGEATSIRRLLLKNENTNSEKRQFICETKSPRLSSLIYRTNMNSNNLYAEHFVKHIALKKTKYDGIDFGSDVEIKFWKSKGIDVRGLKIFDGCGISRKNKVTVRQLADICVFMKKNSSSFNDFYRSLPESGNSGTLKSFCKNTSAHGKIKAKSGSMSGVKSYA